A section of the Methanocaldococcus sp. FS406-22 genome encodes:
- a CDS encoding winged helix-turn-helix domain-containing protein: protein MKLLFSKTKIEILKKLNERNYTVSELSKILGKSKSTISEHLNALYKMGLVDKESHSKWVYYKITNKGKKVLENLEALILIVGSIFALIGMWVYYAFKQIKLQAREIYVVSKTTVEERVYTVSKVSTTPHQEPLFLIFLIISAFLLIFIIYLAYKIIRR from the coding sequence ATGAAACTGCTATTTTCAAAAACAAAGATTGAAATTTTAAAAAAGCTAAATGAGAGGAATTACACGGTCTCTGAACTATCAAAGATTTTAGGTAAGTCAAAATCAACAATAAGTGAGCATTTAAATGCTTTATATAAAATGGGATTGGTTGATAAGGAGAGTCACAGCAAATGGGTTTATTACAAGATAACTAACAAAGGTAAAAAGGTTTTAGAGAACTTAGAGGCGTTGATTTTAATAGTTGGCAGTATCTTTGCTCTAATTGGAATGTGGGTTTATTATGCATTTAAGCAAATAAAATTGCAAGCAAGAGAAATATATGTTGTATCAAAAACAACTGTTGAGGAGAGGGTTTATACTGTATCTAAGGTATCAACAACTCCCCATCAAGAGCCATTATTTTTAATTTTTTTAATCATATCTGCTTTTTTATTGATTTTTATAATTTATTTAGCTTATAAAATCATTCGGAGATAA
- a CDS encoding Zn-ribbon domain-containing OB-fold protein yields MVVRSWRHIKERYNLIGVRCKNCGTVYFPSREICPKCRRKTEFEEIKLSGKGKIYTYSVVHVPPKDFEKQAPYVIAIIELEEGARITGQIVDCKPEDVYIGMPVEAVFRKIKEDGDDGVITYGYKFRPVES; encoded by the coding sequence ATGGTTGTAAGAAGTTGGAGACACATAAAAGAGAGATACAACCTAATTGGAGTTAGATGTAAAAACTGCGGGACAGTTTATTTCCCTTCAAGGGAGATATGTCCAAAGTGTAGAAGAAAGACAGAGTTTGAAGAGATAAAGTTGAGTGGTAAAGGGAAGATTTATACATATTCAGTAGTTCATGTCCCACCAAAGGACTTTGAGAAGCAAGCTCCCTATGTAATAGCAATCATTGAGTTGGAGGAGGGTGCAAGAATAACTGGGCAGATAGTAGATTGCAAGCCAGAAGATGTTTATATAGGCATGCCGGTTGAGGCAGTATTTAGGAAGATAAAAGAGGATGGTGATGATGGAGTTATAACCTATGGATATAAGTTTAGACCAGTTGAGAGCTAA
- a CDS encoding CooT family nickel-binding protein, whose translation MCSCNLYFNGELVMEDVMVVEKKGDKVIAVDLFGERKEFVGEIKKIDLNENKIFIEG comes from the coding sequence ATGTGTAGTTGCAACCTTTACTTTAATGGAGAGTTGGTTATGGAAGATGTTATGGTTGTTGAAAAAAAGGGAGATAAAGTTATAGCAGTTGATTTATTTGGAGAGAGGAAAGAGTTTGTAGGAGAGATTAAAAAGATTGATTTGAATGAGAATAAGATATTCATTGAGGGATAA